In Clostridium omnivorum, the DNA window GAAAAAAACAATAGTGTAACATTCAATTTAAAGGAACCAACTAACAATAATAATAGTGGTGCTAATAACAAGAGCCTTATCTTTGAGCTCTTGCCTATATTTTCAGGTAATGAGAACTCAATATCCTTAGGATGTTTAGTTGGCTTGTATAACTCAAGTACGCTTGCAAAAGCAAACAACATTAGTGCGAAAATAAAAATTACATCTATTAAAGAGTTTGGCTTATAGGTATTATTTAACATCTGATAAGAATTTACTAAATCTGCACCTGTGTACAAAAATACAGAGATTATAATTAACTTTAAAGTATCTGAGATTTTTCTTCTTCTAACTGATATAAACATTATAAAAATATTACTTACTGCAATGAAGTCTGTTAATATGTATAAAAAGATTGCTAAGTTCTCCGCATCAAATAATAAGGCTGTGCTAAAATTATCTTTAAAAATAATTACCCATAACAAACTGATACCAATAGTCATAGTTGCGATAAAGTCCAATCCCAATTGAATAATATTCCACTTTCGAAAATAAGTTAAAAAATAAGCTAAAACAGCTGCTGCTATAAAAATATTTGGTATCAAATAGAGATAGGAAAACATAGTTATTTCTGTAGGGTCGAGTTTCAATACAATTGCATAATAAGCCCATACAAAATCACCTATGCCATAACTTAGGCAAGCCAAAGATAAAAGCAGCCAGCTAACATGAGTTTCATATGTATTTTTATAAGCATAATAAATATAATAAGCTGAAATAAATAGCAGAATAGGGGATATTATATTGCTCAAAGTATCCATACCTAGCATACATGTTACATAATAGGCTAGCAGCCCTAAGGCTAAAATTGAACTCCTTACGATAAATTTTCTCTTTTCCATAGCAATCCCCCTCCTTTAGCCATCCAAAAATATTATCTATTAGTTATATATCGACTAAATATGTATTTTTTTTAGACCTTTATTATATTTATTTTAAGATACTAAAGCATTAAAGTAATTATTTGGGAACTTTTTCATGTTTTTTTTAAATAAATAATATAGACTATAAGAAAAAAATTCTCATAGCCTATTTTTTTATTAATATACTTTATAAAGCTCTAGATTCTTTTTCTATGTTCTGAATGTATGAGAGCATTTCTTTTGATGAAGCGAGAAGCTGCTCTATTGAGGATGAAATGCATAATATATTAGAATGACTCTTTGTGTTTTTATTACATAGCGTATCCATAGTTTCCTTAATTGCTGAAGCATATTCTTTAGAGCACTGCACCAAATAAGTAATATTATCTACACGATTTACAATGTCCTTCTGCATTTCAAGCATATTATCAAAATTAATTACTGTTTTTTCTGTCTTTTCTAGTCCTGAGGCAACAATTTTATATGTATCAGAAATTGAATATACTGCATGATTTACATTATCAGTAATACTATCTAAAAGCTTTCTTATATCTTCTGCAGCTGAGCCTGCTTGTTCTGATAGTTTTCTAACTTCCTGAGCTACAACCGCAAAACCTTTTCCAGCCTCTCCTGCCCTTGCAGCCTCAATACTTGCATTAAGCGCTAAAAGGTTAGTCTGCTGTGCAATACCAGTTATTGTATCAACTACATTTAATATTTCCTTTGCTTTATTCCATAGCTCATAAACTACTTCTTTTGACTTTTCTGTTGAAACTTCAATTTTACGCATTTCATTTAATGAATCTAGAATTTCACCCTTGCTTTTTTCCGACATAGTAGATATATCCTTTACATAAACCATTATATTTTCTGACTCCTGTACCGTAACAGCGACCTCATCTACTATTTTATTCACATTTTTATTTGTATTGAAAGCATACTCAACAATATTCCTAGAATCCACTTCTATATCTTGTATTGAACTAGAAATTTGTTTTACAGCCAAATTGGATTCATCAGTAATTTGTAAAAGCTGACTAACTGAAGTAGTAAGGTTTTTTGCTGCAATTTCATTTTCTGAAAACCGGTTTTCTAGATCTCCAAAAATCTTTGCATTAGACAAAAGCATATTATGGGTTCTTTTAGTTAAAGAAATAAAAATAGGAATTAGAATAGCAAACTGAATAATAAAGCTAACCATATGAAGAGGTATCCATTGATATTCTGCTTGCATTAAAACATGATTATGGGATGCAATAAATTCTCCAATAAGAATAGACGGTATTAATGCAAAAAAAGTAGTTTTTAGCAGCTTTGCATCAAAATATAGACATGCTATTGCAATGGGTATAAACCAGAAAAATGCACCAGTCATATATATCATTCCAAAAATAGTCGTCTGTATTATTATAACTGTAAATACTTCAACATACTTAAAATAACTCATGTTAAGTTTTAAAGCCTTATAGATCAATGGAATAGCACAAACCGGTATTCCTACAGCACAAAGAGCAATAACAAAATTCCATGGAACAGCTAGAATCTTTAACAAATTAAGAATTATACATACAGGAAACAGAATAAAAAGTGCACTATTGATTTTAATAATTATGCCATTTACCTCTTTTTCATTTTTTTCAATAATCTCTGATTTGTTCATGCTTTGCTCCATCCCCTTAATTATTCCATTTGTAATATAGGTATATGATAGTCGAACTATCATATACCTATATTATACCATGTAAATGTTTTCAGTCAATATCTTCTTAACTTTTATAACTTACCTTTTAAAAATAAACTTTCATTTCACACAATTTCACACAGTTATTTAAAATTTATACCACAAACAACTTTTATAATAAAAGTATATTAAGAATCGAGGTGATAACGTTGAAAAGAAAATTTATTTTAGGAATAGTAAGCTCACTAACTTTAATTGCCTTGCTATTAACTGGCTGTGCTAACAAGCAAAAGGTATCTAGTGCTTTGAAGGCTGAAAACACTACATATCAAAGCTCTAATACTTCAGCTAATAATACTGTATCAACAAATAAAGACAGCAAAAGCATTACAGATGATGACTTATTAAAATCTACTGGTGATGACTCCTCCACCCAATTAGATTCTGTTGATAGTCAATCTGTACAGCTAAGTTCAGACGAAATAAATGCTCTACTAAATGAAAACACTGATTTAAAAAATATATCTTCAAGCTTTAGTGTTAAATAAAAAATTAGGAGACTGAACAGTAAGTAATCTTCAGCACCCCTAAGAAATACAGTATGTGTAACAATTAATAATTATTTCGAAACTCAAATAAATACAAGGAGGATTATAAAATGAAAAAATTATTATCTGCTTTACTAACAATTTCTCTAATTTCAAGCATGTCCACAATTGCTTATGCTGAGGGCAATGATACAACTACTCCCGCTCAAACTGTCAAAGCCTCACAAAATGAAACTCTTACACCTGAGCAAAAACAAGCTAGGGACGCCTTTTTAAAGGTATACTATGACTACATGAATCAGCTTGTTGCACTTAGGCAACAAACACAAGAAGCACAAACTGCTAATAATAACTCAGCTAAACAAATAAAGGATAAGCTTAAAGCAAAAACTGCTTTGAGTTCAGACACCGTATCTAAGTTAAAGGATTTAGCAGCTCAAAGAAAGTCATTAGTGGAACAAGCTAAGCAGCTTCATCAGCAGAGACTTTCACTAAGAACTCAGTATAAAGATGCTGTTAAAGCTAAAGATGTAGATAAAATGAAGAGCATTGAACAGCAAATATTAGATCTTAATAATCAAATTAGCCAGCTTAAAGCTAAGGATGATGCAATCAAGGCTCAGATAGAACCACTAAAAGAACAGCTAAAAAATATAAAAAACGCTAACAGTCAGCTAAAAGATAATGTTAAAAATCAGCTAGAGCAAGCTAAAACAATACATGAAACAATTAAAACTCAAGAACAGGAAAAAGCACAGCTTTGGAATACTTTTAAAGAAAATATAAAGAATAAAGATTATACTGCTGCTGAAACAACATTTAAATCCATAATTGATAAAAAGTCTGCTATTCTTGCCAATATTAAACAAAGGGGTACAATACTCAACCAAATATTAGCCTCTTTAAACTAAAACCTTAATAGCTTATCTGCATATTTAATAATAATGCATGACTTTAGAATTAAATTCTAAAGTTGTGCATTTATTTCATTACTAAATGCTAAATTATAACTTAATAATTCAATAGCTTATTGTTATAATTATATTGTAAATTCTATTTGGGGGTGTTTTGCCTATATGAGTTATGAAATATATTTAGTAGAAGATGAGGAAAATCTCAATGATATATTGAAGTCTTACCTTGAAAATGAGGGATTTCAGGTTACTTCCTTCTTAAATGGTGAATCGGCTAGAAAGTACATATTCACTCCACCTGATTTATGGGTATTAGATATTATGCTGCCTGACATAGATGGATTTCAACTTCTAAAGGAAATAAAGGATAAAGATAAGGATATTCCTGTAATCTTCATATCTGCAAGAGATAAAGACATAGATAGAATTATTGGACTTGAAATGGGCAGTGATGACTACATTTCTAAACCCTTCATGCCAAGAGAGCTTGTTATTAGAGTTCAAAAGCTTCTAAAAAGAGTTTATGGCACTGAAAAAAGTAAGAATGTAATAGCAATAGACGAATACTCTATCGACATGGAAAAAAGAATTGTTAAAGACCAACTTGAGGAAGTTATGATGACCTCTAGAGAATTTGATTTACTTGCTTTGCTCATAAACAAAAAAGGTGGAGCAATTTCAAGAGAGCAGATATTATATGATCTGTGGGGAGATGACTATTTTGGCAGTGATAGAGTGGTTGATGATTTAGTAAGAAGACTTAGAAAAAAGCTGCCAAAGTTAAAGCTTGAAACTATATATGGTCATGGATACAGACTATTAAATTAGAAAGGATACATTTATGAAAAAATTAAAAAATTGGCCCCTTTCAATGCAAATATGGCTTGTATTCACCTCGGTAATCGTAATTATATTTATTTTACTATCCACGTACTTTTCTTTCACTATAAGAAAATTTTTTACTGATGAAATGTATAACACCATTGAGATAGCTCAGGAGAATACAATACAAAAGGCTCTAGGAGAAACAGGCTTAAAAGAAGAAGTTATAACCGGAGCTGCAAGTAAT includes these proteins:
- a CDS encoding methyl-accepting chemotaxis protein, encoding MIVRLSYTYITNGIIKGMEQSMNKSEIIEKNEKEVNGIIIKINSALFILFPVCIILNLLKILAVPWNFVIALCAVGIPVCAIPLIYKALKLNMSYFKYVEVFTVIIIQTTIFGMIYMTGAFFWFIPIAIACLYFDAKLLKTTFFALIPSILIGEFIASHNHVLMQAEYQWIPLHMVSFIIQFAILIPIFISLTKRTHNMLLSNAKIFGDLENRFSENEIAAKNLTTSVSQLLQITDESNLAVKQISSSIQDIEVDSRNIVEYAFNTNKNVNKIVDEVAVTVQESENIMVYVKDISTMSEKSKGEILDSLNEMRKIEVSTEKSKEVVYELWNKAKEILNVVDTITGIAQQTNLLALNASIEAARAGEAGKGFAVVAQEVRKLSEQAGSAAEDIRKLLDSITDNVNHAVYSISDTYKIVASGLEKTEKTVINFDNMLEMQKDIVNRVDNITYLVQCSKEYASAIKETMDTLCNKNTKSHSNILCISSSIEQLLASSKEMLSYIQNIEKESRAL
- a CDS encoding response regulator transcription factor encodes the protein MSYEIYLVEDEENLNDILKSYLENEGFQVTSFLNGESARKYIFTPPDLWVLDIMLPDIDGFQLLKEIKDKDKDIPVIFISARDKDIDRIIGLEMGSDDYISKPFMPRELVIRVQKLLKRVYGTEKSKNVIAIDEYSIDMEKRIVKDQLEEVMMTSREFDLLALLINKKGGAISREQILYDLWGDDYFGSDRVVDDLVRRLRKKLPKLKLETIYGHGYRLLN